A genomic region of Zea mays cultivar B73 chromosome 6, Zm-B73-REFERENCE-NAM-5.0, whole genome shotgun sequence contains the following coding sequences:
- the LOC103630304 gene encoding thaumatin-like protein 1b isoform X2 — MSGHARQASFALLRAFLVIVSFRAGGVSSTRTLTMTNHCGHTVWPGILSSAGSPALETTGFALEPGQSRSLPAPRGWSGRLWGRTHCSADAAGRFACATGNCGSGRLDCAGHGAKPPATLAEFTFDGHEGLDFYDVSLVDGYNLPMLVEPHAPNGGGGANCLLTGCVMDLNAACPAELRVGDGGAGAGGAVACRSACEAFGTAEHCCHGEHGNPDACWPTAYSQFFKKSCPRAYSYAYDDATSTFTCAGGGTSYAITFCPSATSVKSVGTDPEARAAVGGGRVPAAAAWRTMPSVLVLLGLAMTALSHVF, encoded by the exons ATGTCGGGGCATGCACGCCAAGCTTCGTTCGCCCTACTCCGCGCCTTCCTCGTCATCGTCTCCTTCCGAGCTGGAG GTGTTTCGTCGACGAGAACATTGACCATGACGAACCACTGCGGGCACACGGTGTGGCCAGGCATCCTGTCGAGCGCGGGCTCGCCGGCGCTGGAAACCACCGGCTTCGCCCTAGAGCCGGGCCAGTCACGGTCGCTACCGGCGCCGCGCGGGTGGTCGGGGCGCCTGTGGGGCCGCACGCACTGCTCCGCCGACGCGGCGGGGAGGTTCGCCTGCGCGACGGGCAACTGCGGGTCCGGCCGGCTGGACTGCGCGGGCCACGGCGCCAAGCCGCCGGCGACCCTGGCCGAGTTCACCTTCGACGGCCACGAAGGCCTGGACTTCTACGACGTGAGCCTGGTGGACGGGTACAACCTGCCGATGCTGGTGGAGCCGCACGCGccgaacggcggcggcggcgccaacTGCCTGCTGACGGGGTGCGTGATGGACCTGAACGCCGCGTGCCCCGCCGAGCTGCGCGTCGGCGACggtggcgccggcgccggcggcgcGGTGGCGTGCAGGAGCGCCTGCGAGGCGTTCGGGACCGCGGAGCACTGCTGCCACGGGGAGCACGGCAACCCCGACGCGTGCTGGCCCACGGCCTACTCGCAGTTCTTCAAGAAGTCGTGCCCCCGCGCCTACAGCTACGCGTACGACGACGCCACCTCCACCTTCACCTGCGCCGGCGGTGGCACGTCGTACGCCATCACCTTCTGCCCGAGCGCGACAAG TGTCAAATCGGTGGGAACAGATCCAGAAGCACGAGCGGCCGTCGGTGGCGGGCGagtgccggcggcggcggcgtggcgcACCATGCCGTCGGTCCTTGTCCTCCTCGGCCTCGCCATGACGGCGCTTTCGCATGTCTTTTAA
- the LOC103630304 gene encoding thaumatin-like protein 1b isoform X1, whose protein sequence is MSGHARQASFALLRAFLVIVSFRAGAGVSSTRTLTMTNHCGHTVWPGILSSAGSPALETTGFALEPGQSRSLPAPRGWSGRLWGRTHCSADAAGRFACATGNCGSGRLDCAGHGAKPPATLAEFTFDGHEGLDFYDVSLVDGYNLPMLVEPHAPNGGGGANCLLTGCVMDLNAACPAELRVGDGGAGAGGAVACRSACEAFGTAEHCCHGEHGNPDACWPTAYSQFFKKSCPRAYSYAYDDATSTFTCAGGGTSYAITFCPSATSVKSVGTDPEARAAVGGGRVPAAAAWRTMPSVLVLLGLAMTALSHVF, encoded by the exons ATGTCGGGGCATGCACGCCAAGCTTCGTTCGCCCTACTCCGCGCCTTCCTCGTCATCGTCTCCTTCCGAGCTGGAG CAGGTGTTTCGTCGACGAGAACATTGACCATGACGAACCACTGCGGGCACACGGTGTGGCCAGGCATCCTGTCGAGCGCGGGCTCGCCGGCGCTGGAAACCACCGGCTTCGCCCTAGAGCCGGGCCAGTCACGGTCGCTACCGGCGCCGCGCGGGTGGTCGGGGCGCCTGTGGGGCCGCACGCACTGCTCCGCCGACGCGGCGGGGAGGTTCGCCTGCGCGACGGGCAACTGCGGGTCCGGCCGGCTGGACTGCGCGGGCCACGGCGCCAAGCCGCCGGCGACCCTGGCCGAGTTCACCTTCGACGGCCACGAAGGCCTGGACTTCTACGACGTGAGCCTGGTGGACGGGTACAACCTGCCGATGCTGGTGGAGCCGCACGCGccgaacggcggcggcggcgccaacTGCCTGCTGACGGGGTGCGTGATGGACCTGAACGCCGCGTGCCCCGCCGAGCTGCGCGTCGGCGACggtggcgccggcgccggcggcgcGGTGGCGTGCAGGAGCGCCTGCGAGGCGTTCGGGACCGCGGAGCACTGCTGCCACGGGGAGCACGGCAACCCCGACGCGTGCTGGCCCACGGCCTACTCGCAGTTCTTCAAGAAGTCGTGCCCCCGCGCCTACAGCTACGCGTACGACGACGCCACCTCCACCTTCACCTGCGCCGGCGGTGGCACGTCGTACGCCATCACCTTCTGCCCGAGCGCGACAAG TGTCAAATCGGTGGGAACAGATCCAGAAGCACGAGCGGCCGTCGGTGGCGGGCGagtgccggcggcggcggcgtggcgcACCATGCCGTCGGTCCTTGTCCTCCTCGGCCTCGCCATGACGGCGCTTTCGCATGTCTTTTAA